The Desmodus rotundus isolate HL8 chromosome 3, HLdesRot8A.1, whole genome shotgun sequence genome includes a region encoding these proteins:
- the PAK1IP1 gene encoding p21-activated protein kinase-interacting protein 1 isoform X2 produces the protein MKKKIDHGALVHHNGTITCLKFHGNRHLISGAEDGLICVWDAKKWECLKSIKAHKGHVTFLSIHPSGKLALSVGTDKTLRTWNLVEGRLAFIKNIKQNAHIVEWSPKGEKYIVVILNKIDVYRLDTASVTGTITNEKRVSSVTFLSESVLAVGGDEEVVRFFDTDSLMCLCEFKAHGNRVKDMFSFEIPEHHVIVTASSDGFIKMWKLQQDKKVPPSLLCEVNTNARLTCLGVWLDSVTDPKESLPPAAEPSLVSKEEQSKSSKKESGDVVQEEERQSKPSMKKCGLTGVSKKPTKGSGLVSTKKRKMVETLEKKRKKKKI, from the exons atgaaaaagaagatagacCATGGCGCTCTGGTGCATCACAATG GCACAATAACTTGCCTGAAATTCCATGGCAACAGGCACTTAATTAGTGGGGCGGAAGATGGGCTCATTTGTGTCTGGGATGCAAAGAAATGGGAGTGCCTGAAGTCAATTAAGGCGCATAA AGGACATGTGACCTTTCTTTCTATTCACCCATCTGGCAAGTTGGCCCTGTCTGTGGGTACAGATAAGACATTAAG AACATGGAATCTTGTGGAAGGAAGATTGGcattcataaaaaatataaaacaaa aTGCTCACATAGTGGAATGGTccccaaaaggagagaaatatataGTTGTCATACTAAATAAAATAGATGTCTATCGTCTTGACACAGCATCTGTTACTGGCACTATCACAAATGAAAAGAGAGTCTCTTCTGTTACATTTCTTTCT gAGTCGGTCCTTGCAGTGGGTGGAGATGAAGAAGTTGTAAGGTTTTTTGATACTGATTCATTAATGTGTCTCTGTGAATTTAAAGCTCATGGAAACag GGTAAAAGACATGTTCAGTTTTGAAATTCCAGAGCATCATGTTATTGTTACAGCATCAAGTGATGGTTTCATCAAAATGTGGAAGCTTCAACAGGACAAG AAAGTTCCCCCATCTTTACTTTGTGAAGTAAACACTAACGCCAGGCTGACATGTCTTGGAGTGTGGCTAGACAGCGTGACAGACCCAAAAGAAAGCCTTCCTCCAGCTGCAGAGCCTTCTCTAG TAAGTAAAGAAGAACAGTCCAAAAGCAGCAAAAAGGAATCTGGTGATGTAGtgcaggaagaagaaaggcagTCAAAACCTAGCATGAAGAAATGCGGTTTAACTGGTGTTAGTAAGAAGCCAACAAAAGGAAGTGGCCTGGTGTCAACCAAGAAGAGGAAAATGGTAGAAACgttggaaaagaagagaaaaaagaagaaaatatga
- the PAK1IP1 gene encoding p21-activated protein kinase-interacting protein 1 isoform X1, protein MELVAGCYEQVLFGFAVHPERTTSGCREKWTPVADFTHHAHTACLSAVAVNSRFVVTGSKDETIHIYDMKKKIDHGALVHHNGTITCLKFHGNRHLISGAEDGLICVWDAKKWECLKSIKAHKGHVTFLSIHPSGKLALSVGTDKTLRTWNLVEGRLAFIKNIKQNAHIVEWSPKGEKYIVVILNKIDVYRLDTASVTGTITNEKRVSSVTFLSESVLAVGGDEEVVRFFDTDSLMCLCEFKAHGNRVKDMFSFEIPEHHVIVTASSDGFIKMWKLQQDKKVPPSLLCEVNTNARLTCLGVWLDSVTDPKESLPPAAEPSLVSKEEQSKSSKKESGDVVQEEERQSKPSMKKCGLTGVSKKPTKGSGLVSTKKRKMVETLEKKRKKKKI, encoded by the exons AAATGGACTCCTGTGGCTGACTTCACTCACCATGCCCACACGGCCTGCTTGTCAGCGGTGGCTGTAAATAGTCGTTTTGTAGTCACTGGGAGCAAAGATGAAACGATTCACATTTAtgatatgaaaaagaagatagacCATGGCGCTCTGGTGCATCACAATG GCACAATAACTTGCCTGAAATTCCATGGCAACAGGCACTTAATTAGTGGGGCGGAAGATGGGCTCATTTGTGTCTGGGATGCAAAGAAATGGGAGTGCCTGAAGTCAATTAAGGCGCATAA AGGACATGTGACCTTTCTTTCTATTCACCCATCTGGCAAGTTGGCCCTGTCTGTGGGTACAGATAAGACATTAAG AACATGGAATCTTGTGGAAGGAAGATTGGcattcataaaaaatataaaacaaa aTGCTCACATAGTGGAATGGTccccaaaaggagagaaatatataGTTGTCATACTAAATAAAATAGATGTCTATCGTCTTGACACAGCATCTGTTACTGGCACTATCACAAATGAAAAGAGAGTCTCTTCTGTTACATTTCTTTCT gAGTCGGTCCTTGCAGTGGGTGGAGATGAAGAAGTTGTAAGGTTTTTTGATACTGATTCATTAATGTGTCTCTGTGAATTTAAAGCTCATGGAAACag GGTAAAAGACATGTTCAGTTTTGAAATTCCAGAGCATCATGTTATTGTTACAGCATCAAGTGATGGTTTCATCAAAATGTGGAAGCTTCAACAGGACAAG AAAGTTCCCCCATCTTTACTTTGTGAAGTAAACACTAACGCCAGGCTGACATGTCTTGGAGTGTGGCTAGACAGCGTGACAGACCCAAAAGAAAGCCTTCCTCCAGCTGCAGAGCCTTCTCTAG TAAGTAAAGAAGAACAGTCCAAAAGCAGCAAAAAGGAATCTGGTGATGTAGtgcaggaagaagaaaggcagTCAAAACCTAGCATGAAGAAATGCGGTTTAACTGGTGTTAGTAAGAAGCCAACAAAAGGAAGTGGCCTGGTGTCAACCAAGAAGAGGAAAATGGTAGAAACgttggaaaagaagagaaaaaagaagaaaatatga